The proteins below come from a single Asanoa ferruginea genomic window:
- a CDS encoding DUF2809 domain-containing protein encodes MVDRIWRVRLVALACVAGLLAVALGIRMLASGASVLDSSGALAQYSGTVLYAAMVYAGVFLVAPTARPLVAGGVAIAFCWLVELLQLTGWPAELSERSVLARLALGVEFDASDLFWYVAGVLPLAVVHHALVRPTSTQE; translated from the coding sequence GTGGTAGATCGGATCTGGCGCGTGCGGCTGGTCGCGCTCGCCTGCGTGGCCGGGCTTCTCGCCGTTGCGCTTGGGATCAGGATGCTGGCGAGCGGCGCGAGCGTCCTGGACAGCTCCGGCGCCCTGGCCCAATATTCGGGCACGGTCCTGTATGCGGCCATGGTCTACGCGGGGGTGTTTCTGGTCGCGCCCACCGCCAGACCGTTGGTGGCCGGGGGAGTGGCGATCGCTTTCTGCTGGCTGGTCGAGCTCCTCCAGCTCACCGGCTGGCCGGCCGAGCTTTCGGAGCGCAGCGTCCTCGCGCGGCTCGCGTTGGGCGTGGAGTTCGACGCCAGCGACCTCTTCTGGTATGTGGCCGGCGTGCTCCCGTTGGCCGTTGTCCATCACGCCCTTGTCCGCCCGACGTCCACTCAGGAGTAG
- a CDS encoding aminoglycoside phosphotransferase family protein — protein sequence MRWLAGCSPTILAQAVRAVAPALGGTSIEIRERAVEDDPLWWSSTAVVDGRFIAKFAWSRPAALRLAHEIGVLTALAGEPFLPEVVASSTDPLLLVTRREPGTSLFEIVDSIDRDRAGRQLAAFLARLHDPATRARVETAVGPLAAASAGPQHPPSTQVLLEGLEPDQSGAVSRWCQWADAALARPRPAVVVHADLHGDNQIWAGDELRIVVDFENVSLAEPEYDLRAFPGTGPGVELLTATTRHYERITGRHLSIDRVMAWHLRTVLGDTLWRGGPLPIDDLAARFAELGID from the coding sequence ATGCGGTGGCTGGCCGGCTGCTCCCCGACGATTCTGGCGCAGGCGGTACGAGCTGTCGCGCCTGCGCTCGGTGGCACCTCGATCGAGATCCGCGAGCGAGCCGTCGAGGACGATCCACTGTGGTGGTCGTCGACCGCCGTCGTCGATGGCCGGTTCATCGCGAAGTTCGCGTGGTCGCGGCCCGCTGCCCTGCGCCTGGCCCACGAGATCGGTGTCCTGACCGCGCTGGCGGGCGAGCCGTTCCTGCCCGAGGTGGTTGCCAGCAGCACCGATCCGCTGCTGCTGGTCACCCGGCGGGAACCCGGAACGTCGCTGTTCGAGATCGTCGACTCGATCGACCGGGACCGCGCCGGCCGTCAGCTCGCGGCTTTTCTCGCCAGGCTGCACGACCCGGCAACCCGGGCCCGCGTCGAGACCGCCGTCGGGCCTCTTGCCGCAGCGAGCGCGGGTCCGCAACACCCGCCGTCGACACAGGTCCTCCTCGAAGGTCTGGAGCCCGATCAGAGCGGTGCCGTCAGCCGTTGGTGCCAATGGGCGGACGCCGCACTCGCACGGCCGCGTCCGGCGGTGGTCGTGCACGCCGATCTGCACGGTGACAACCAGATCTGGGCCGGCGACGAGCTGCGCATCGTCGTCGATTTCGAGAACGTCAGCCTCGCCGAGCCGGAATACGACCTGCGCGCGTTTCCCGGGACGGGTCCCGGCGTGGAACTGCTCACGGCCACCACCCGCCACTACGAGCGGATCACCGGCCGGCACCTGTCCATCGACCGCGTCATGGCCTGGCACCTGCGAACCGTGCTGGGTGACACGTTGTGGCGCGGTGGCCCGTTGCCGATCGACGACCTGGCCGCCCGGTTCGCCGAGCTCGGGATCGACTAG
- a CDS encoding helix-turn-helix transcriptional regulator: MQRDDLADFLRRRRLAISPGEVGMAEGPRRRTAGLRREEVAMLAGMSVDYVVRLEQGRSAQPSTQLLTALARALRLTDDERAHLFHLAGHQPPPSAGTARLARAGLLRMLNLLGDTPATVLSDLGEALAHNRMATLLHGDPSGFKGDRRYLPWRWFTEPSARLVHPPEEHAHHSRMFVADLRATAARRHGDADVDGLVARLRAASPEFSALWEQHEVGPRRADRKVIIHPKVGRIEVDCETLMTPDQGQFLLVFTPAAGTDAAEKLALLSVLGLEDFPSRTT; this comes from the coding sequence ATGCAGCGCGACGATCTCGCCGATTTCCTCCGCCGCCGGCGCCTGGCCATCAGCCCCGGCGAGGTCGGCATGGCGGAGGGTCCGCGCCGGCGCACCGCGGGCCTGCGCCGCGAGGAAGTCGCGATGCTCGCGGGCATGTCCGTCGACTACGTGGTCCGCCTCGAGCAGGGCCGCAGCGCCCAGCCGTCGACCCAACTGCTCACCGCGCTGGCCCGCGCCCTGCGGCTGACCGACGACGAGCGCGCCCACCTCTTCCACCTGGCCGGCCACCAACCGCCGCCGTCGGCCGGCACCGCCCGGCTGGCCCGCGCCGGCCTGCTCCGGATGCTCAACCTGCTCGGCGACACCCCGGCCACGGTGCTGTCCGACCTCGGCGAGGCGCTGGCCCACAACCGGATGGCCACCCTGTTGCACGGCGACCCGAGCGGTTTCAAGGGCGACCGCCGCTACCTGCCCTGGCGCTGGTTCACCGAGCCGTCCGCACGCCTCGTGCACCCGCCGGAGGAACACGCGCACCACTCCCGCATGTTCGTGGCCGACCTGCGCGCGACCGCCGCCCGCCGGCACGGCGACGCCGACGTCGACGGTTTGGTCGCCCGGCTGCGGGCGGCGAGCCCCGAGTTCAGCGCCCTGTGGGAGCAACACGAGGTCGGCCCCCGCCGCGCCGATCGCAAGGTCATCATCCATCCGAAGGTCGGCCGGATCGAGGTCGACTGCGAGACCCTGATGACCCCGGACCAGGGCCAGTTCCTGCTGGTCTTCACCCCGGCAGCCGGCACCGACGCCGCCGAGAAACTGGCGCTGCTGTCGGTGCTCGGGCTCGAAGACTTCCCGTCCCGCACGACGTAA
- a CDS encoding DUF5955 family protein, translating into MSQPTYGISIGRDNHGAVAAGDHAQAVVAAPPARQLDAIVRELTKVRAAIEGADEVVDRAKALRDVDALAAEVRQGDPDTDALRSTFARLVSRVKPVAALATAVYQVWSLVESMLAGTPSTT; encoded by the coding sequence GTGAGCCAACCGACGTACGGCATCTCGATCGGCCGCGACAACCACGGCGCGGTAGCGGCGGGCGATCACGCCCAGGCGGTCGTCGCGGCGCCGCCGGCCCGCCAACTCGACGCGATCGTCCGGGAACTGACGAAGGTACGCGCCGCGATCGAGGGCGCCGACGAGGTGGTCGACCGGGCCAAGGCGCTGCGCGACGTCGACGCGCTCGCGGCCGAGGTGCGCCAGGGCGATCCGGACACCGACGCGCTCCGCTCGACGTTCGCCCGCCTGGTCAGCCGGGTCAAACCGGTCGCGGCCCTGGCGACCGCCGTCTACCAGGTGTGGTCGCTGGTCGAAAGCATGCTCGCCGGGACGCCGTCCACTACCTAG
- a CDS encoding SAM-dependent methyltransferase — MTFLDELARPDRYPRSSRYDPAWLLDLDMGPNPLWLLEDLARDLDLRPGMQVLDLGSGKGATSVFLAREYGVQVVAADWWIAPDEAAAVFADAGVSGQVTAVRAEAHNLPFGKGSFDAIVSIDAFEYFGTSDSYLPYLVGFLRPGGQLGVATPGMTREVRELGAIPERIKALFGWEPIAWHTAEWWRFQWEVTELVTVTSARQQEDGWRDWLLWTQALAEHTGDWAGTEHNRQAVIDLLAADAGELLTFAMVTARKNARSGL, encoded by the coding sequence GTGACATTCCTCGATGAGCTCGCCCGCCCAGATCGATATCCGCGCTCGTCCCGATACGACCCGGCCTGGCTGCTCGATCTGGACATGGGGCCAAACCCGTTGTGGCTGCTGGAAGACCTGGCCCGGGATCTTGACCTGCGCCCGGGAATGCAGGTCCTGGACCTGGGCTCCGGCAAGGGAGCGACGTCCGTGTTCCTGGCCCGTGAATACGGCGTCCAGGTCGTGGCGGCCGATTGGTGGATCGCGCCGGATGAGGCCGCCGCCGTGTTCGCTGACGCCGGCGTTTCCGGCCAGGTGACCGCCGTGCGGGCCGAAGCGCACAACCTGCCGTTCGGGAAAGGCAGCTTCGACGCCATCGTGAGCATCGACGCCTTCGAATATTTCGGCACCTCTGACAGTTACCTGCCATACCTCGTGGGGTTCCTGCGGCCCGGCGGCCAACTTGGCGTGGCGACGCCGGGAATGACCCGGGAGGTCCGCGAGCTCGGGGCGATCCCGGAGCGCATCAAGGCACTGTTCGGCTGGGAGCCGATCGCCTGGCACACTGCCGAGTGGTGGCGCTTCCAGTGGGAAGTCACCGAACTCGTGACCGTCACCTCGGCACGACAACAGGAAGATGGCTGGCGAGACTGGCTGCTATGGACGCAGGCGCTGGCCGAGCACACAGGCGACTGGGCCGGCACAGAGCACAATCGCCAGGCGGTGATCGACCTGCTCGCCGCCGACGCCGGCGAGTTGCTGACCTTCGCGATGGTGACAGCGCGGAAGAACGCGCGGTCCGGTCTCTAG
- a CDS encoding 1-phosphofructokinase family hexose kinase, with product MSQRGDRSVLIATPNLCLDRTQLVPELVLGGVMRARSVEVTAGGKGVNIARVARAHHQRATVVGLVADRDRERLLRLLAEEGADVVDVPMPGDTRNAIIMIEQPGGRTTIVNEQGSTIDATIWQRYRDAIEASLPGHRTLACSGSLPPGAPADAYGQLVQLAHAAGVLAVVDTAPGALRASLASGPDLVKPNLQEAEAAISGTSGLVLLDADSDVRERAMEAATTLCRLGARNAAVTAGAHGVALAQGTASVRWFPAIKVEVVSAVGAGDSFLGGVLLELEAATNAAGNAVGNQGDLDRGRAVEPDWPAAMLRGSATASASCEQLRAGGVDPDRAAELLAQLRKLDTQS from the coding sequence ATGAGTCAAAGAGGGGACCGGTCAGTGCTGATCGCGACGCCCAACCTGTGTCTGGATCGGACACAGCTCGTCCCGGAGCTGGTGCTCGGCGGGGTGATGCGCGCCCGGTCGGTCGAGGTCACGGCCGGCGGCAAGGGTGTCAACATCGCCCGCGTCGCCCGGGCCCACCACCAACGGGCCACTGTCGTCGGTCTGGTCGCCGACCGCGACCGGGAACGCCTGCTGCGGCTGCTCGCGGAAGAAGGCGCCGACGTCGTCGACGTGCCGATGCCCGGCGACACCCGCAACGCGATCATCATGATCGAGCAGCCCGGCGGCCGCACCACGATCGTCAACGAGCAAGGCTCGACCATCGACGCGACCATCTGGCAGCGCTACCGCGACGCGATCGAAGCCAGCCTGCCCGGCCACCGCACGTTGGCCTGCTCGGGCAGCCTGCCGCCGGGCGCGCCGGCAGACGCCTACGGACAGCTGGTCCAGCTTGCGCACGCGGCCGGCGTCCTCGCGGTCGTCGACACCGCGCCGGGCGCCTTGCGCGCGTCCCTGGCCAGCGGGCCTGACCTGGTCAAACCCAACCTGCAAGAGGCCGAGGCGGCCATCTCCGGCACGTCCGGCCTGGTGCTGCTCGACGCCGACAGCGACGTGCGCGAGCGCGCGATGGAAGCGGCGACCACGCTCTGCCGGCTCGGCGCCCGCAACGCCGCCGTCACCGCCGGCGCGCACGGCGTCGCTCTGGCACAGGGAACAGCCAGCGTCCGCTGGTTCCCCGCGATCAAGGTCGAGGTGGTCAGCGCGGTAGGCGCCGGCGACTCCTTCCTCGGCGGCGTCCTCCTAGAACTCGAAGCGGCGACCAACGCCGCCGGCAACGCCGTCGGCAACCAAGGCGACCTTGATCGCGGTCGCGCCGTCGAACCGGACTGGCCCGCCGCCATGCTGCGTGGGTCCGCGACAGCCAGCGCTTCCTGCGAACAGCTCCGCGCGGGCGGAGTCGACCCCGACCGGGCCGCCGAACTGCTCGCCCAACTGCGCAAGCTGGACACCCAGTCATGA
- a CDS encoding AAA family ATPase, whose protein sequence is MVDLPAVLVAGPPASGKTVLGAALARSLNAVLLDQDVLTRPLTAVVAELLGTDDLDDPRLALSTRAARYETLFDAAADNLAIGNPVVLVAPFTAERRDPVTLERLADRFAALSAKATLVWLRATPDLLRHRMGGRAAARDRAKLADLATFLGRVDLAPPLVPHLAVPAEAAPAEQVRLVLEQLDVSRGPL, encoded by the coding sequence GTGGTCGATCTGCCCGCGGTGCTCGTCGCCGGTCCACCGGCGAGCGGCAAAACCGTGCTCGGAGCCGCGCTCGCCCGGTCGCTGAACGCGGTGCTGCTCGATCAGGACGTGCTGACCAGGCCGCTCACCGCGGTCGTCGCCGAATTGCTCGGCACCGATGACCTCGACGACCCGCGGCTGGCTCTGTCCACCCGGGCCGCTCGTTACGAGACCCTGTTCGACGCCGCCGCCGACAACCTCGCCATCGGCAACCCGGTGGTGCTGGTCGCGCCGTTCACGGCCGAACGCCGTGATCCGGTGACCCTTGAACGGCTCGCCGACCGGTTCGCGGCTTTAAGTGCAAAGGCGACACTTGTCTGGCTACGGGCGACACCCGACCTGTTGCGCCACCGGATGGGCGGCCGGGCCGCCGCGCGCGACCGCGCGAAGCTAGCCGATCTTGCGACGTTCCTGGGCCGGGTCGACCTGGCCCCGCCGCTGGTCCCGCACCTCGCTGTTCCGGCCGAAGCCGCGCCGGCTGAGCAGGTCCGACTCGTACTCGAACAGCTTGACGTTTCGCGCGGGCCCCTTTAA
- a CDS encoding PLP-dependent aminotransferase family protein, translating to MAVEWSGLTPEIMLRLDRAAAGTLGAQLQESLRAAIRSGRLGGGERLPSSRKLAADLGVSRGLVQGTYEQLAAEGYLTATAGGTTRVAQAIRQSAPDQPPAAPKADRGIDFAPGRPDLNSFPMRDWLWACNEVARTASRVEIGYSDGAGSPRLRAVLASYAQRVRAASVDARDVVVCAGFTQGVALTLRVLAEQRTRIVAVEDPGHPEMAMQVGRAGLEVAPVPVDGHGLVVDALCRTSATAVILTPAHQTPTGVVLAPARRQELLRWAEERDGVIIEDDYDSEFRYDRQPVGALQGLAPDRVVLIGSVSKPLGPGLRLGWVLAPARLAPAIAVEKHRSDRGSPGLDQLALARLIESGRYDAHLRRMRRAYAAKRVALTEALRQHAPHLRLTGLEAGFHAVAELADGVDEAAVVAAAEQRSVRLHGMRRYRAHGGATGRAAIVFGFGDLNEHAIRAGIGAIADLLHD from the coding sequence ATGGCTGTTGAGTGGTCCGGTTTGACGCCGGAGATCATGCTGCGGCTGGACCGGGCGGCCGCCGGCACGCTCGGCGCGCAGTTGCAGGAGTCGCTCCGCGCGGCGATCCGCTCCGGGCGCCTGGGCGGCGGCGAGCGCCTGCCGTCGTCGCGGAAGCTGGCCGCGGACCTCGGCGTCTCCCGCGGCCTGGTGCAGGGCACCTACGAGCAACTGGCCGCCGAGGGATACCTGACCGCGACGGCCGGTGGCACGACCCGGGTCGCCCAGGCCATCCGGCAGTCGGCGCCGGACCAACCGCCGGCCGCGCCGAAGGCCGACCGGGGCATCGACTTCGCGCCGGGCAGGCCTGACCTCAACAGCTTTCCGATGCGCGACTGGCTGTGGGCGTGCAACGAGGTGGCGCGGACGGCGTCGCGCGTCGAGATCGGCTACAGCGACGGAGCCGGCTCCCCACGGCTGCGTGCCGTGCTCGCCTCCTACGCCCAGCGGGTGCGGGCCGCGTCGGTCGACGCCCGCGACGTGGTCGTCTGCGCCGGCTTCACCCAGGGCGTCGCACTCACTTTGCGCGTGTTGGCCGAGCAGCGCACCAGGATCGTCGCGGTCGAAGACCCAGGCCACCCCGAAATGGCGATGCAGGTAGGCCGGGCCGGGCTGGAAGTGGCGCCGGTGCCGGTCGACGGGCACGGTTTGGTCGTCGACGCGCTGTGCCGGACATCAGCGACCGCCGTCATCCTCACCCCGGCGCACCAGACTCCCACCGGCGTCGTGCTCGCCCCCGCACGGCGACAGGAACTGTTGCGGTGGGCCGAGGAACGCGACGGCGTCATCATCGAAGACGACTACGACTCCGAGTTCCGCTACGACCGGCAACCGGTCGGTGCGCTGCAAGGGCTGGCGCCCGACCGGGTGGTGCTGATCGGGTCGGTCAGCAAACCCCTCGGGCCCGGGCTGCGGCTGGGTTGGGTGCTCGCCCCGGCCCGGCTCGCCCCCGCCATCGCCGTGGAGAAGCACCGCAGTGACCGCGGCTCCCCCGGTCTCGACCAACTCGCGCTCGCGCGGCTGATCGAGTCGGGACGCTACGACGCGCACCTGCGCCGGATGCGGCGGGCGTACGCCGCCAAGCGGGTCGCACTCACCGAGGCGCTGCGACAGCACGCGCCGCACCTGCGGTTGACCGGGCTCGAGGCCGGCTTCCACGCCGTGGCGGAGTTGGCCGACGGTGTCGACGAGGCCGCGGTCGTGGCCGCCGCGGAGCAGCGATCGGTTCGCCTGCACGGGATGCGCCGCTATCGGGCGCACGGCGGAGCGACCGGCCGTGCGGCCATCGTGTTCGGCTTCGGCGATCTCAACGAGCACGCCATCCGCGCCGGCATCGGGGCCATCGCAGACCTGCTGCACGACTAG
- a CDS encoding tetratricopeptide repeat protein: MDDRLAEALERYEAAVFAGATEGLDTADRALDAVEADTALARGRIRHARFLAARSAGAEPAPEDPIEIALFDRALALYQSLGDTHGEAEAQFWVGCYHQVVRGDMDTTEPMFARAAELGDDLIRSYALRHLAFAAQHAGRGAEAQAALAESTQLRRDLGFSAGVAANLVAAAYFTAEGGPGDAAALLDEADRLAADAGADAVKEWVAEARATLTSST; this comes from the coding sequence ATGGATGATCGACTGGCTGAAGCGCTGGAACGCTACGAGGCGGCGGTGTTCGCCGGTGCGACCGAGGGCCTCGACACCGCCGACCGGGCATTGGACGCGGTCGAGGCCGACACCGCGCTGGCCCGCGGCCGGATCCGGCACGCCCGCTTCCTGGCCGCCCGCTCGGCCGGCGCGGAGCCGGCGCCGGAAGACCCGATCGAGATCGCCCTCTTCGACCGGGCATTGGCGCTCTACCAGTCGCTCGGCGACACCCACGGCGAGGCCGAGGCGCAGTTCTGGGTGGGTTGCTACCACCAGGTGGTGCGCGGCGACATGGACACGACCGAGCCGATGTTCGCCCGAGCGGCTGAGCTGGGCGACGACCTGATCCGCTCCTACGCCCTGCGCCACCTGGCCTTCGCCGCCCAGCACGCCGGCCGCGGCGCCGAGGCCCAGGCGGCCCTGGCGGAGTCGACCCAACTCCGTCGCGACCTCGGCTTCTCCGCCGGCGTGGCGGCCAACCTGGTCGCCGCGGCCTACTTCACCGCGGAGGGCGGCCCCGGCGACGCCGCCGCGCTGCTCGACGAGGCGGACCGGCTCGCCGCCGACGCGGGCGCCGACGCCGTCAAAGAGTGGGTCGCCGAGGCGCGTGCCACGTTGACCTCGTCGACCTGA
- a CDS encoding class I mannose-6-phosphate isomerase has protein sequence MTVIVLPVNQPADRFYLGGDRIAAFRGSAPAGDHTPEDWVGSTTTVAGFDSLGLTVLDDGRLLRAAIADDPVRWLGAAHVARFGADPALLVKLLDAGERLPVHVHPDDAFAQSHLGCRNGKTESWIILDAEPGAKVHLGFREDVEPATLADWVARQDRAAMLDALHAVEVTAGDTVFVPAGYAHAIGAGILLLELQQAADLSLLLEYDGFAIDGPRDGHLGIGFDAALPCVRRQAVPAGTLKELCGRIDDTRIFPAYGDAFFRAIHHSGPSEWEPGFSIAVVLSGEGRLSWGADESLALRTGMTVLIPHDAGTVRVEGPVELVRCRPPVA, from the coding sequence ATGACCGTCATCGTGCTTCCCGTCAACCAGCCGGCGGATCGGTTCTATCTGGGCGGCGACCGGATCGCGGCGTTCCGCGGCAGCGCACCGGCCGGCGACCACACGCCCGAAGACTGGGTGGGCTCGACCACCACCGTCGCCGGCTTCGACTCGCTCGGCCTGACCGTGCTCGACGACGGCCGCCTCCTGCGCGCCGCGATCGCCGACGACCCGGTGCGCTGGCTCGGCGCCGCACACGTCGCACGCTTCGGCGCCGACCCGGCGCTGCTGGTCAAGCTCCTCGACGCCGGCGAGCGGCTGCCGGTGCACGTACACCCGGATGATGCCTTTGCCCAGTCGCACCTGGGTTGTCGCAACGGCAAGACCGAGTCCTGGATCATCCTGGACGCGGAACCCGGCGCCAAGGTGCACCTCGGCTTCCGCGAAGACGTCGAGCCGGCGACCCTGGCCGACTGGGTGGCGCGCCAGGACCGGGCCGCGATGCTCGACGCGCTGCACGCCGTCGAGGTGACCGCGGGCGACACGGTCTTCGTGCCGGCCGGCTACGCGCACGCGATCGGCGCGGGCATCCTGCTGCTCGAACTCCAGCAGGCCGCCGACCTGTCGCTGCTGCTCGAGTATGACGGTTTCGCCATCGACGGCCCTCGCGACGGCCACCTCGGCATCGGCTTCGACGCGGCCCTGCCGTGCGTGCGCCGCCAGGCCGTGCCCGCCGGCACCCTCAAGGAACTGTGCGGACGGATCGACGACACCCGAATCTTCCCGGCGTACGGGGATGCCTTCTTCCGCGCCATTCACCACAGTGGACCGTCCGAATGGGAGCCTGGTTTCTCCATCGCCGTCGTGCTTTCCGGCGAGGGCCGCCTGTCGTGGGGCGCCGACGAGTCGCTGGCGCTGCGCACGGGCATGACGGTGCTCATCCCGCACGACGCCGGCACGGTCCGTGTCGAGGGCCCGGTCGAGCTGGTGCGCTGCCGCCCGCCCGTCGCCTGA
- a CDS encoding SRPBCC family protein → MATVSVEAIIDVPAQRVWDAIADVGAVHRRLLPGRVADARIEGDVRVLTMPDGTQVRELILAIDHRIRRMAYAVTDGQRLPLTYHHASFQVFDDGDRSRLVWLTDVLPHDAADLVRPRVERGIVELKAVLETSG, encoded by the coding sequence ATCGCCACGGTCAGTGTCGAAGCGATCATCGACGTTCCCGCGCAACGGGTGTGGGACGCCATCGCCGATGTCGGTGCCGTCCATCGCCGGTTGTTGCCCGGCCGGGTGGCCGACGCCCGGATCGAGGGCGACGTGCGCGTCCTGACCATGCCCGACGGCACCCAGGTGCGCGAGCTCATCCTCGCCATCGACCACCGCATCCGCAGGATGGCGTACGCGGTGACCGACGGCCAGCGCCTGCCGTTGACCTACCACCACGCGTCGTTCCAGGTGTTCGACGACGGTGACCGTAGCCGGCTCGTCTGGCTGACCGATGTCCTCCCGCACGACGCGGCCGACCTGGTCCGGCCCCGGGTCGAGCGGGGAATCGTGGAGCTGAAGGCCGTCCTGGAGACTTCCGGCTAG
- a CDS encoding aldo/keto reductase, whose product MLTTKLGRTGPTASALGLGAMGMSDGAYGFADRRESIATVHAALDAGINLIDTGDFYGMGHNELLLSEALRGRDRDSYLLSVKFGGLRGPDNSWGGFDGRPAAVRNFLAYSLTRLGTDHVDIYRPARLDPTVPIEDTIGAIAELVEAGYVRHIGLSEVDAETVRRAHAVHPIADLQIEYSLISRGVEAEILPVLRELGIGMTAYGVLSRGLISGHWRPGDGAGQGDFRSHSPRFAAGNVEDNLGLVEALREVAVAKGHSVAQVAIAWVSAQGADIVPVVGARTPERLGEALGSVDVELTADDLAEIEKAVPTGAAKGDRYPTAMMHTLGTPD is encoded by the coding sequence GTGCTGACAACCAAACTGGGCCGCACCGGGCCGACCGCTTCCGCGCTGGGGCTCGGCGCCATGGGGATGTCGGACGGCGCCTACGGGTTCGCCGACCGGCGGGAGAGCATCGCCACGGTGCACGCGGCCCTCGACGCCGGGATCAACCTGATCGATACTGGCGACTTCTATGGGATGGGCCACAACGAGCTGCTGCTGAGCGAGGCGTTACGCGGTCGCGACCGGGACAGCTACCTGCTGAGCGTGAAGTTCGGCGGACTGCGCGGCCCGGACAACTCGTGGGGCGGCTTCGACGGCCGGCCGGCGGCGGTGCGCAACTTCCTGGCGTACTCGCTGACCCGGCTCGGCACCGACCACGTCGACATCTACCGGCCGGCCCGGCTCGACCCGACCGTGCCCATCGAAGACACCATCGGTGCGATCGCCGAGCTGGTCGAGGCCGGCTATGTGCGGCACATCGGGCTGTCCGAGGTCGACGCCGAGACGGTCCGCCGGGCCCACGCGGTGCACCCGATCGCCGACCTACAGATCGAATACTCGCTGATCTCCCGCGGCGTGGAAGCCGAGATCCTGCCGGTCCTGCGCGAACTCGGCATCGGGATGACCGCCTACGGTGTGCTGTCCCGCGGGCTGATCTCGGGACACTGGCGGCCCGGTGACGGTGCGGGCCAGGGCGATTTTCGGTCGCACAGCCCGCGCTTCGCCGCCGGCAACGTCGAAGACAACCTGGGGCTGGTCGAGGCGTTGCGCGAGGTCGCCGTGGCCAAGGGCCACTCGGTCGCTCAGGTCGCCATCGCCTGGGTGAGCGCGCAGGGCGCCGACATCGTGCCGGTCGTTGGTGCCCGCACCCCGGAGCGGCTCGGCGAGGCGCTCGGCTCGGTCGACGTCGAGCTGACCGCCGACGACCTGGCCGAGATCGAGAAGGCGGTGCCGACGGGCGCGGCCAAGGGCGACCGCTACCCCACGGCGATGATGCACACGCTCGGCACCCCGGACTGA
- a CDS encoding dihydrofolate reductase family protein, whose product MEPQTAGGKVLLHFAMSLDGFVATPDHSHDWMTGITFHPGLIQEYAASTGAVLGGRDGWESAGDGRPYGSAWHGPIFILTHHPEDATPADRVTFLNCGPAEAVAIALKAAAGKNVEVFSPTIGRQLLELGLIDEVDLHIAPVLLGEGIRMYDNPGGKPIRLHPTTAVDVRYRPRP is encoded by the coding sequence ATGGAACCGCAGACCGCCGGCGGCAAGGTACTCCTGCACTTCGCGATGTCACTGGACGGATTCGTGGCCACGCCGGACCACTCGCACGACTGGATGACCGGCATCACCTTCCATCCAGGCCTGATCCAGGAGTACGCCGCCTCGACCGGCGCCGTGCTCGGCGGCCGCGACGGTTGGGAAAGCGCCGGCGACGGCCGCCCCTACGGCAGCGCGTGGCACGGCCCGATCTTCATCCTCACCCACCACCCCGAGGACGCGACGCCCGCCGACCGGGTCACCTTCCTCAACTGCGGCCCGGCCGAGGCGGTGGCGATCGCACTGAAGGCGGCCGCCGGCAAGAACGTCGAGGTGTTCTCGCCGACCATCGGCCGCCAACTCCTCGAACTCGGCCTGATCGACGAGGTCGACCTGCACATCGCACCGGTCCTACTGGGTGAGGGCATCCGGATGTATGACAACCCCGGCGGCAAGCCGATCCGCCTGCACCCGACGACGGCCGTCGACGTGCGCTACCGACCGCGGCCCTGA